The DNA window CAATATCGTATCCGGTCACAAagcctctttctttttcttgttacgGTCTGCATACATACTGAAAGTTACCGAGGCACTTCACACCAGCGAacttttcgtgaaaaaaagaggagaacgtataatagggtcaaaacgacatgaagcacgtacgcaaatgcgtATGCGGCTTTTCTCGAGGCGCATCGGTGGAGTGTAACGGCAGGGActgtggtgaaacccttgctggcaccacccttcgctgtagtttgcgacggtcctaactcggttccaactgctgcatccgccgcgccgtttcgagcgcgtacgcaaatgcatcgcaactacactcgttattcaagtcgttttgacccgactatatggttgggtcaaaacggcctGAAACTCGGTACGGTTGTGTAGGCAACTCAGAACGAACGGTTCAGAACCACGCAGTGGAGCGGCGACCTGTTGAGATCTTGATGTTGTGGGACCCTCGTTAGTTCCAATCATCACTCCAGTCTGAATAATGTAGccatgatcccacctcgatctcaacAACTCCTTCTACCGTgctgctttgagcgcagccgcttacgtaaatGCAGCAAGCTTCTGGTCCTGTTGGCCCATctataaaaaaagtagtattAATATTTTGTTGGCTGGGTCAATTCGTGGAAGAGACACATTCGCTTAGCCAAAATAGACTACGATGACGAAGCCTAGAGGAACTGCTGTGGCGATCACAGCGTCGGAAAAAGAGATAGAGGTTTTTGGTGACATCGGCTGCAATTTTTGTCGTTAACTACAACAGAGAGAATGTTTGAGTCATGTATCATCTACGACGAAAATCCATTGTAATGAAGTCACTCAGTCACTACAGTAAGCGGTATCCGCCTAGGCATGTTCGTATCCAAACGACGttaagcacggtgtagttgttTGAGTGGTTCCGCTGAAAGCCTTGCGGTACCACATGCGCAGACAGtcgcgcaactgcaccgagtttcatgtcgttttgacgggGCTGTAACCATAACACGTGGtgtatttctacaaaaatattccaaacTAGCAGCCATTAGCTATTGGATGCGAATTGTGGACGagtatggtagggtcaaaacgacatgaaccacgtaCGCACGTGCAtatgcggcttctctcgaggtgcttcggtggaacgtagcggccGGGGCGTGGTGAAagctttgctggcaccacctatcgctgccgtttgcgacggtcccaactcggttccaactgctgcccccactgcgccgtttcgagcgcaccgcaactacgctcgtgattcatttcgttttgacccgactatagactCGGTTTTTGCAGCCCTGTCAGCGGTGATGGAAAAGCCGGACTGCATGAAGAGGAAGCTGCTTAGGCGAATCCTAGCCCAGTTTTGTCCAATGATCTCCCATAACGTAGAAATTTACTCGGAAGTGGATATGCTACACCGACGAATGACGCGAGAGAAACATCAACATGTTGCCCCGCCTCTAAAGTACTCTAAATTCAGTGCAGAAAACCGTCCTCACTTTCTTGGCCACATTATAAGGAGGTCATCGGATCGCCTTGTCGAAATTGCCTCGAGGATGCTCTCAGACCTAAACTGTAGAAGACCACCTAGACGTAGAAGAAAGTTTTGGACGGaagtggtgaaggaagatctgtTGGAACTTGGAATAGAGAGACGGTTCAAACGAGACGTAACTTTTCGCGGCAATGGAATAGCTACGGGTGGACAGATTTTGTGCGCAATCTAGTGGAAGATCGAACAAGAGTGATTCAAATGTGTTCAAGAACGACTCACTTCAGCAAAGATGTTGGTTACCCGCGTTGGCAAAGATGTTGATCAAAGATCCGTAGAAAATGCAGACAGATCTGAACCCAGCATACTGAACATGGTTTATTTGTTAGACTCAGTCCAATTGTCCAATTAAGGAATACCATCGGTGCCCATGTTTATCTATGAACAACGGGCTGTATTGTGGATCAGTTAAATGACATATTTGAGGTGTAGTAGGGTCGAAACGGTTTGAAGCTCGTTCGAATTGCGTTAGCCGTTGCGCTCGAAGAAGCACGATGAAGCATAGCGGCTGAAACCTCGCACTACCCATCGCTCCAGACCATGTGAAAGTGTTTGTAATCCATCGTCAAATCCGTCCCGACCAACAGGACTTCGGAACTTGGAGAAACCTTATGAGCAAAACGTCTGCGTAACCCTCAACACATTTACGAACTAAGATCGAATATtatagtccggtcaaaacgacatatagttgggtcaaaacgacatgaagcacggaccgttacgCAAGTGACCGCgttcggaagcggtgcggtcgagacagcggttggaatcgaggtgggaccatggcgaactgcagggGTGAGTGGCGGCAGTGAGATGgcagaggtgagtggcggccttacgcgatcccaaccgctacgctccagcgctccgctccgagcgcagacgcttgcgcaaatgtccgtgcttcatgtcgtgcTGACCCGACTTTGGGCTATTCGAGCGGACCACCCGcaccccacccccccccccacccgtTGTTTTGACATATAAATCCCGAGTAtggttgcggtgcatttgcgtacgcgcccGAAACGACGCGGTGtgggcagcagttggaaccgagttgggaccgtctcAAACTatagcgatgggtggtgtcagcaagggtttcactgCGCTCCTAGCCGGTACACTCCACCGAAgagcctcgagagaagctgggtacgcaattgcgtacgtgctgcatgtcgttttgaccctaataTACATGCCTTTTTTTGGAGTGAATGGGTGAAAATTTAGGCCCTTGTGTGCCGATCTAGCGTCGGGTTGCACTTTTCTTATTGATTtcactattttgtttttgctcgAATAAAACAGATGGATGATGGAAATGGTGGTGATGATTCGACACGATACTCGTGCACACGGTTCACGAATTCGCCCGCACGAGCATTTTCGCACGAAGCTTCTTTGATTTGCTAggaattttgtgttttattcGTTCACTGGAATATCATTAGGCTGCTGTCCACGTGAAAATgtcattattctttttttttgtgggggAGGATGAGGTCGTGCTTGCAAAGGTCTTTCTCGTGTTGGAGAACACGATAATTTCTTTTCGTCGAAGTATGCAATTTGTCTTTTTATCGATTGGCGGGCAGGAAGCTTTTGAAGCTAAATGGAATTTCGCATCAGGAGTTCCTAAGTTGACAGttcgaataaaaacaaatacagtaaataataaataatagaccTGGTTTAGCGTAACCGTTGATAGAAAACCTGTTCTAGCCacacggtcaatggttcgaaccgctctagtgccaaccaagccttcctacgaaggtcgataaatttctaccagacttgtctgggaggataaaaacactgacttgacacattggctagcccccgcaagtcattgtataagccagttacacgttcgtaaacctcaaacgattctgaattgaagcgaacgtggtggtgcgtcccaagcggattgataccgTAGTGACTTTAGTAGCTTTAAAGTAAATATAACGTATAGAAAAACAGGAATAAtactaacatttttttcgttagttTACGTTCAATCTTTCAGTGTTAGTGTAGTACTACAACTAATTCTACTatgaaaagagtttttttttattggtttatTAGTCATATACCATATGATTCCTTGAAAACTGATCCAGCCTAAAGAAGATTCCGGTAAATCACGTACACGGGAGCGCACTTAATCGCATGCGTGCTAGAAGTGTTGAATCGATTGCACGTGCCTCATAACGACGGCATGGGTATTACAATTCTTTCACCACTCTTCACAGTTTTTCGATTCGAATATCTGTTTCCAGAGTGAAAAGAGCAGTGAATCAaccgcgtttttttcttttctctttctctcctaCGATACTGGCGAATTGTCACGCTATTTTTAACTGAACTTCAGCAAACGTGATGCTTTTTATTCTATTGAGCGAATTGTCACGATGTTTTTAATTGAACTTCAGCAAAcgtatcgtttttttttatgttattgATGTCAAGAACATGAATGattcttttgcaaaatattGTAGTTTCTCTTTTCTGGACACTTCTTTGGATTTGTTTTTCCTATCGATTCCAAGTTATTAGTCAAGttagaaattcaaaacttATGTTATATTCAAGCATTCGAACTGAAGTATTTCGTTACATATGTTATATATGAATAGATTTATGTTTAATTGATAAAAAATGATCGTCCTTTGTGTTCTGCAACGTTTTTAATCAAATCTTTCATTTCACGTTCATATTAACCAATCCAATAAACTTACTAGAACTTGAAGTGTATTGTGTGCAAAATACACATAAAATAATTGGTATTTTGCATGAATTTATTCTCAAATAGTTTTCCTACTCCTTTTTAACTCGGAGAGACGAATAATTTTGTGCATCTAGTATCTAACGTTCAATTTTAAACTTAAATTTGTTTCCACATCACTCTTGCTCAGATATTTAGATACATTTTATTGTTCAGTGTTTCAACTATTTCTTTGCtatttcatgttgtttttgcTTACAATTCCCATATTTGTATTTCCATCCTTTTTCTCTGCATTCTCTTTATTTGGCTCTTGAGGGTTTCAAATCTCCTTAATAGACCTAGTTCTGGTATTTTAAGACTGTACTTACTTGTACACATCGAGTAAGTGAGCAACTAACGAGCTTCTCTGATTTCTTGACATGCTCAACATCTTGGAGAAGTACTTTGTGTTACTGTTGCTATTCTACACATACACAGATACCGGTACTTATGTCTGCCTAAACGTAATTACGAGAATCCTTGTTCGAGCGATGTCTAGAGTGATAGAGGGCAGAAGAGGTGCATAAGCTACTGCTCACCATTaatcgctgtagttcgcgttGGTCCCATCACGATCCTAACCACTTGCTGCAGGCCACTGCGAGCGCGTCCGCCTTTGGCAATGGGCCAAGTTTCAtgtgtcattttgaccctacgaCAGCAACCCTTACACATGCACCGCATCTATATCCCAATTCGGGAGTATAGTCGGGCGAACGCGTCAGTAAAccatggtgcagttgcataagcggttgcAATCAAGGTGGAAACTTAGTGATCTGCAGTCCGAGTATGGTAAGCGAGGGTCCCTCCTCGATCGTAATCGCTAgttccgccgcaccgcttcgagcgcggctTGCGCCGTCGCGagggcttcaggtcgttttgacctgactataacCGTGTGAATGGAATCCGGCAACCCATTATCtgggattttctttgttcaataCATATTATCTAATGTCTTGAGCTATGTAGAACAATCTCCATGTTTCTTCTTGGATCGCAACGTCGAAGGTGATAGTTCCCTTTTTTCAAGCATATCGAGACGTataattgggtcaaaacggTCAGAACCACTTATCGGTGTAGTCggagtgaagctagcgatggtcccgcctcgatcccAATCGCTAGCTCCATCGTCCCGCATTGAGCACAGCAGCTTACGCGACTGCATCGAggttcatgtcgtcttgagtTTTCTATAACAGTTCCCTTTGAGAGGAGTTAAGTCACTCGTGTACGGagagttatttttcttcatctatCAAATTTAGGAAAGAGATTTCACTTCAGTATTGTCGGTGGTAATCCGTCAATGCCGAGTGGGGCTGATGTGAGCTGTTGCAAATGTTGATTGCTGTTAATATGTGTAGCTCGATGTAAAGAGTGCAATTACAGCCAGTTGTAGTAGTGGTAGTTTTCTTATATAAGAAATAGTTATCCATTAttgttgttgcaaaaaaaaaaaactccgactAACACAAATCTGAACCTTTTCCGCGGAGGAGCACCGAAGAACCAAAATCATACCAAGATATCAGAACCATTCAGATAAATCTTGCACTACAAAAACTTCACTACAAAAAACTATCTCATTTCAGACAAATATGGGAAATAGATGAGCATATTAATTCAGTTCAATTCATTAATTTAAAGGAATTATACGCAATCTCGTCTCGAAGATGCAGCATCTTTGTTAGGTTAGCAATTAGATCTGCGAAGATTTCATAGCAATTACATAGGTATTGAAGGTTATATTGATTGCTTTCAAATTATTAACGTTGTATTTCCAGGTTGAAAAGTAGAACGCCAAGTATTTGACGGTCTAACAACGTTTCGTGGGGTGCAGGCACATCATGCACGTAATAAACTACACTGATAACATTATAACTTTTTATTAGTCATTTCTATGTCTAATTTGCGTTAATGCAACATATTTCCAATAACATATCGTCACTATTTGAGCGTTCTCACTTCATGTGAAAATGTGGATGTATTGAAATAACATATGAAAGGGGTTTCGATAGATAGGTTCGTTTTCGGTCGGGTTGCGCCGTTTAAAATTTGGTTGCAAGTGCTACAATCTTTCGATTTTATCGACGCCGATGACGCTACAAAATCCAGGGCTTAAGCTTAAGTCCCCTGCAATATAATGTACTATTTGCATATCAAGATACAACAACGAAAGCATGGGTTTGGACTATTGATACCTCCTCCTGATATCAGCAGAAAATCACCTCAATTCTGCTTTGCTGCGGCCGGAccttcattttccttcccaccttttttttttgaaatgctaTTCGGCTCCCAAATTGATTTCATTGGAGAAATGTCTTTGTTGACGATGTAGTTACAGGTGATCGATTGGTTGTACGTTGATTGAAAACAAGGAGAGAAAGAGCGAACAAATTCCACTCGAGAATCACTGAAATTTATAACTAGTCGTTCtattatttcaaaacaaaactacGGATTCTTGAATGACTTGGAGCATTTTGGTCACTATTACGaatgtatttgtattttgttATTCTATTTCGCTGAACGGTAACCTAGTTACGATCACAGgtgttttcatttctgattGGTCGTAAATTAGTGATGATGATTAGAAGTacatttttgcatcattacTAACAAATTCTGAACTACTGTGGTGCAGTAGCGAGcctaagagaaagaaagttgTTCATACGATGGccttttgtcaaaaaaaaaatccattgagTTCTTTGTGAATAATATGCATATACATGAATTGTGGAAGTGGCTTGAGTTTCGCGAATAGAATATTCCAGGAGAGACAAAGAACAATGTTTTGAAACAGAATTTCTGATTTCGTCTTCAGTGAAGGTCGATACTGCAtgtcatttttgcaaaacgtcACAAAACACAGTGATTTACCGATCGCAAGCAGTGTTTctcaattgttatttttttcaatttatgttATTCCAGTTTTCACTTCAAGTGGGTGTGATGTATTATATTGTGAGTGGCTAAAagtatttgcttatttatttacaactaAACGCCAAGTCTAAGGATTTGTCCTAACATTCTTGACGCACTTTGGACCTTTCCTGCGACCTTTCGGGTGGATTCACATCTTCTCTGAATTCGACGTACTGTTAGTGGCGATTCCGGTTATCGCtggttcgttgattcatgtgtGGTGGTGGTAAATGGTACAGTAT is part of the Necator americanus strain Aroian chromosome V, whole genome shotgun sequence genome and encodes:
- a CDS encoding hypothetical protein (NECATOR_CHRV.G18005.T1) translates to MNHVRTCICGFSRGASVERSGRGVVKALLAPPIAAVCDGPNSVPTAAPTAPFRAHRNYARDSFRFDPTIDSVFAALSAVMEKPDCMKRKLLRRILAQFCPMISHNVEIYSEVDMLHRRMTREKHQHVAPPLKYSKFSAENRPHFLGHIIRRSSDRLVEIASRMLSDLNCRRPPRRRRKFWTEVVKEDLLELGIERRFKRDVTFRGNGIATGGQILCAI